The following proteins are encoded in a genomic region of Brachyspira pilosicoli:
- a CDS encoding butyryl-CoA:acetate CoA-transferase — protein sequence MDYIKLYNQKLTSPYEAVKVIKSGDWIDYGWVTATPIELDKALAERMPDLTDINIRGGILCWEPQIFKILNPEKHFTWNSWHMSGIERKAISRGFCFYDPIRYSEMPRYYRDLPRGIDVAMFQVGPMDENGYFSFGPNASHMQAVIERSKCVIVEVNENMPRCLGADHIGGESVHINQVDMIVEGDNPAIVELGGGGAATEVDKTVAKLIVEEIPNGACIQLGIGGMPNAVGSLIAESDLKDLGVHTEMYVDAFVDISLAGKITGNKKNIDRGRQTYAFGAGTKKLYDFLHNNPQCLSAPVDYTNDVRVISSIDNFMSINNAVEIDLFGQVSAESTGTKHISGAGGQLDFVLGAYLSKGGKSFICLSSTVKGKDGTLQSRIVPSFANGTIITDTRANTHYVVTEYGKVNLKGLSTWQRAEALISIAHPDFREELIKKAQECNIWRNSNK from the coding sequence ATGGATTATATCAAACTTTATAATCAAAAATTAACCTCGCCATATGAAGCCGTTAAGGTAATAAAATCTGGTGACTGGATAGATTACGGTTGGGTAACTGCTACTCCAATAGAATTAGATAAAGCTTTAGCAGAAAGAATGCCTGATTTAACAGATATAAACATCAGAGGCGGTATATTATGCTGGGAGCCTCAAATATTCAAAATTCTTAACCCAGAAAAACATTTCACTTGGAACTCTTGGCACATGTCTGGTATAGAAAGAAAGGCAATATCAAGAGGGTTTTGTTTTTATGACCCTATTCGTTATTCTGAAATGCCTAGATATTATAGAGATTTACCTCGCGGTATAGATGTGGCTATGTTCCAAGTTGGACCTATGGACGAAAATGGTTATTTTAGTTTTGGTCCTAATGCTTCACATATGCAAGCTGTTATAGAAAGGTCAAAATGCGTTATAGTTGAAGTAAATGAGAATATGCCTCGCTGTTTAGGCGCTGACCATATTGGCGGAGAATCTGTACATATTAATCAAGTTGATATGATAGTAGAAGGAGATAATCCTGCTATAGTAGAATTAGGAGGAGGCGGTGCTGCTACTGAGGTAGATAAAACCGTAGCTAAACTTATAGTAGAAGAAATACCTAATGGTGCTTGTATACAGTTAGGTATTGGAGGCATGCCTAATGCTGTAGGTTCACTTATAGCAGAATCTGATTTAAAAGATTTGGGGGTACATACAGAAATGTATGTTGATGCTTTCGTTGATATATCATTGGCTGGTAAAATAACTGGAAATAAAAAGAATATAGACAGAGGAAGACAAACTTATGCTTTTGGTGCTGGTACTAAAAAGTTATATGATTTCCTTCATAATAACCCTCAATGTTTGTCTGCTCCTGTAGATTATACTAATGATGTAAGAGTAATATCTTCTATAGATAATTTTATGTCTATAAACAATGCTGTTGAAATAGATTTATTCGGTCAGGTAAGTGCTGAATCTACTGGTACTAAACATATAAGCGGTGCTGGCGGACAATTAGACTTTGTATTGGGTGCTTATCTTTCAAAAGGCGGTAAAAGCTTCATTTGTTTATCATCAACAGTAAAAGGCAAAGATGGTACTTTACAATCAAGAATAGTTCCAAGTTTTGCTAATGGCACTATTATTACAGATACAAGGGCTAATACTCATTATGTTGTAACTGAGTATGGTAAAGTGAATTTAAAAGGTTTAAGCACTTGGCAAAGAGCTGAGGCTTTAATATCAATAGCTCATCCAGATTTTAGAGAAGAGTTAATTAAAAAAGCTCAAGAATGTAATATCTGGAGAAACAGCAATAAATAA
- a CDS encoding EFR1 family ferrodoxin (N-terminal region resembles flavodoxins. C-terminal ferrodoxin region binds two 4Fe-4S clusters.) has protein sequence MIVKKVYAVYYSATGTTQKIVSFIAENVAKKLNVECEKYNYSLPKRREKVLEFEENDLVVCGTPTYAGRVPNIMLPYLKNNIKGNGALAIPVVLFGNRNFDDALIELRNILECNGFHTIAGAGFVGEHAFSYTLGANRPDEKDMQIALDFVDKIVEKITNVDNIPTEPIKVRGNDPIRPYYTPRDRHEHAIDILKVKPKVNLSKCTNCKICAHVCPMGSIDFNDVSKYVGICTKCGACIKKCPEKCRYYDDEGYLYHQHELEEQFERRAEPEIFYM, from the coding sequence ATGATAGTGAAAAAAGTATATGCTGTATATTACAGCGCTACAGGTACTACTCAAAAGATTGTTTCTTTTATAGCTGAAAATGTTGCTAAAAAACTTAATGTTGAATGTGAAAAATATAATTATAGCTTACCTAAAAGAAGAGAGAAGGTTCTTGAGTTTGAAGAAAATGATTTAGTAGTATGTGGAACTCCTACTTATGCTGGAAGAGTTCCGAATATAATGCTTCCTTACTTAAAAAATAATATTAAAGGAAATGGTGCTTTGGCTATACCTGTGGTGCTTTTTGGTAATAGAAATTTTGATGATGCTTTAATTGAACTTAGAAATATATTGGAGTGTAATGGATTTCATACTATAGCGGGGGCTGGTTTTGTTGGAGAGCATGCTTTCTCTTATACTTTGGGAGCTAATAGACCTGATGAAAAAGATATGCAAATTGCTTTAGATTTTGTAGATAAAATAGTAGAAAAAATAACAAATGTAGATAATATACCTACTGAACCTATTAAAGTGAGAGGAAATGACCCTATTCGTCCTTATTATACACCAAGAGACAGACACGAACATGCTATTGATATATTAAAAGTAAAACCTAAAGTTAATTTGTCAAAATGTACCAATTGCAAAATATGTGCTCATGTTTGCCCTATGGGGTCTATTGATTTTAATGATGTGAGTAAATATGTTGGTATATGTACAAAATGCGGTGCTTGTATCAAAAAATGCCCAGAAAAATGTAGATATTATGATGATGAGGGTTATTTATACCATCAGCATGAATTAGAAGAACAGTTCGAAAGGAGAGCTGAGCCTGAAATATTCTATATGTGA